From Acidimicrobiia bacterium:
CGGGGCGTGATCACGTGAGCGCCGTGTGGGGTGGCGTGCCCGAGGCGTCAGGTCTCGACGCCGAGGGAATCCTGCGGGCCGCGGCCGACGGTCGCATCAAGGCGCTGGTGCTCGTGGGGTGCGACCTGTTCACCGACTTCCCCGATCGTGCGCTCGCCCACGCCGCGCTGGCCGCGGCCGAGCGGGTGGTGTGTGTCGGCGTGTTCCCCGACGACGCGGCCGAGCGCGCCGACGTGTTCCTTCCGACGACCGTGTGGGGCGAGCACGCGGGCACGACGACCAACCTCGAAGGTCGTGTGCTGGTCCTCCGCCGCAAGGTCACGCCCGAAGGACTCACGATGGAGGGTTGGCGGATCGCGGCCGAGCTCGCTGCGCGCCTCGGCTCCGAGTGGGGACTCGAGACGATCGACGAGGTGCAGGACGAGATCGCGTCCGTGGCATCGGCGTTCGCCGGTGTCGACGCGGCCCTCCTGCGCCGGGCGCGTGACGGCGTCGTGCTCCCGCTGGCCGAGCACATCGGTGAGGTCACGTTCGCGCCCGCGCCGCCCGCCGCGGGCGTCACGTGGGAGCCGTTGCGACCCTCCTCCACTGAGCCCGCGAACGGCCATGGCGAGCTGACGCCTACCGCGCCACCGGTCGAGCTCCATGTGTGGTCGGGTGACGCTGCGCCGCCCCAAGCGGCTCCCATCGACGCCTACGCGCTGCGTCTCGTTGCCGCCCGCACGCTGTACGGGAACGACCGGGTCACCTCGGCGTCACCGTCGCTCGCTCCGCTGGCCGAAGCCCGCGCGCGGTTGCTCGTGAGCCGCCGTGACCAGGAGCGCATCGGCGTGGAAGACGGGACGACCGTGCGCGTGATCTCCCCCCGCGCGTCGCTCGACCTCCCGGTGCACACCGATCCGTCGACACCCGAAGGCGTGGCGTTCCTCGCGGTGAACCGCGACGGACCCGGCGCGCCCGAGCTCATCGACCTCACCGCGCCCGTCACCGACGTCCGCGTGGAGACCCTTTCGTGAGGGGGATGTTCGGCATCGACCCGCTCCTCGTGGGCGACATCGACTTCACGGTCGTGCTGATCGTGCTCGTGAAGACGACCGTGGTGTTCGCGCTGCTGCTCGTTGCGGTCATGTTCTACATCTGGTTCATGCGCAAGGTGATCGCCGACATGCAGAACCGGATCGGGCCGCAGCGCGCAGGTCCGTTCGGGATCCTCCAGACGCTCGCCGATGGCATCAAGCTCTTCTTCAAGGAGCAGTCGGAGCCCGCGACCGCCGATAAGCGCGTGTTCCGGCTCGCGCCGTACTTGTCGATCCTGCCGGCCTTCCTCGCGTTCTCGATCGTGCCGATCGGTGGCGTCGTGTCGATCGCCGGTCATCGCACGTTGCTCCAGCTCGCCGACCCGCCGGTCGGTGTGCTGTTCCTGCTCGCGATGTCGGGCATCGGGCTCTACGGAGTGATGCTCGCCGGTTGGTCGTCGGGCTCGAAGTACCCGCTGCTCGGTGCCGTGCGCGCGTCGGCGCAGCTGCTCTCCTACGAAGCTGCGATGGGACTGGCCATCGTTGCGGTGCTCATCCAGTCGGGCACGCTCTCGACCCGGGAGATCGTGGACGGGCAAGCGTGGGACGGCATCGGGTCGATTGCCAACAGCTGGTACTGGGCGCAAGTGGCGATCGTGCCGTTTGTCATCTTCCTCATCGCGGCGATGGCCGAGACCAACCATCCACCGTTCGATCTCGTGGAAGCCGAGCAAGAGCTCGTCGGCGGGTTCCACACCGAGTACACGGGCATCCGCTTCGCCATCTTCTTCCTCGCCGAGTTCATGAACCTCATCACGATGTGCGCCATCGCAGTCACGCTGTTCCTCGGAGGACCGTCGGGCCCGAGCTTGACGGGACTCGGCGTCGCCGGCGACAGCTGGCTCAACACGTGGGTGATGCCCGTCGCGTGGTTCATGGTGAAGCTGCTCGTGTTGCTGTACGCAACGGTGTGGGTGCGGGCGTCGCTCCCGCGCCTTCGCTACGACCAGCTCATGAACTTCGGCTGGAAGGTACTCATCGAGGTGGGCTTCGTCTGGGCGATGATCCTCGCGGTGCTCGAGGTCGCCCGTGACCCGGGTGACAACTTCTGGGACATCGCCCCGGTAGCCCTCGGCGCTCTGGTCGGCGCGGCGATCATCCTCGGCGTCCTCTATCTCTGCATCCCCAAGCGCGAAGAAATAGAGGAGATCAGGTGAGGGGCGGCGAGCGAACGCAGAGAGCGAGCTCGCGGGAGTGGCGAGCGGCCGCGGGCCGGGTATCCCGGCCCGCAGCGAGCACGACCAAGAATGAGGAGATCCGCTGATGGGGCGTTTCGGTGGGTTCCTCGTGACGATCACGCAGGTGTTCAAGCCGAAGCTCACCGGTGACTACCCGAAGCACAAACGCGCCAAGCCCGAGCGCTTCCACGGCCGTCACGTCCTCAATCGCTACGAAGACGGGATGGAGAAGTGCATCGGCTGCGAGCTCTGCGCGGGT
This genomic window contains:
- a CDS encoding complex I subunit 1 family protein, which produces MFGIDPLLVGDIDFTVVLIVLVKTTVVFALLLVAVMFYIWFMRKVIADMQNRIGPQRAGPFGILQTLADGIKLFFKEQSEPATADKRVFRLAPYLSILPAFLAFSIVPIGGVVSIAGHRTLLQLADPPVGVLFLLAMSGIGLYGVMLAGWSSGSKYPLLGAVRASAQLLSYEAAMGLAIVAVLIQSGTLSTREIVDGQAWDGIGSIANSWYWAQVAIVPFVIFLIAAMAETNHPPFDLVEAEQELVGGFHTEYTGIRFAIFFLAEFMNLITMCAIAVTLFLGGPSGPSLTGLGVAGDSWLNTWVMPVAWFMVKLLVLLYATVWVRASLPRLRYDQLMNFGWKVLIEVGFVWAMILAVLEVARDPGDNFWDIAPVALGALVGAAIILGVLYLCIPKREEIEEIR